The region AGCGAAAACGATCGCGTTTTGGGATTGGAAGTGGGTGCTGATGATTATATCACCAAACCTTTTAGCATGCGGGAGTTGGTGGCTCGCTGCCGTGCTTTGTTGCGCCGCCAGCATCTGTACCAGGGGAACCAACCACAGTTGCTTCAGTTTGGCGATATTGTACTATCTCCCCACGAATGTCGGGTATCGGTGCGTGGCAAGGAAATTAGCCTCTCTCCTAAAGAGTTCCGGCTGTTGGAGCTGTTCCTAAGTTCGCCGCGCCGGGTGTGGTCGCGCGATCAGCTCCTCGATCGGATTTGGGGAGCTGATTTTGTCGGCGATAGCAAAACTGTAGATGTGCATATCCGCTGGTTGCGCGAGAAAATTGAAGCCGATCCTTCCCAACCTCAATACATTGTTACTGTTCGCGGTTTTGGCTATCGTTTGGGGTAGAAAATCGTTCCCTACCCAATTGACTGGCAGTCGCAAAAAGACAACTGCGAACGTGCGCCGATTCCTAACGTACAATGAAACTACGTTGGAGGATCGCCTGTTCGTGAGGACAAGCCATGGGTGTAGGGTTTTTCATTCTCGGGTTGGCTTTGGGGTTGGGAATTGGTGTCGTGCTCTATTTTCGGCACAACCGCCAAGTACAACGTTTGTTACAGGAGTTGCAACGGGAAACCACAGACAATTCGCTACCGGATTTGGCTCGCTTGCGGCGCGGTATTTATTTAACCAACCAACAAAAGCAACAATTGCAACAAGAGTTGCATAACTGGCAGCAGATTTTACAACAAGCGCCTATTGGCTACCTACAAGTAGACGAAGAAAACCAATTGCTCTGGTGTAACGATCGCGCGCGGGAACTGTTGGAAATTCACCGCTGGCAGGAGGGGCAAGTTTGCTTGCTGCTGAAGGTGGTCCGTTCCTACGAACTCGATCGCACCATCGAACAAACCCGCCGCCAACAGGAATCGCAAACGTTGGAGTGGTCGTTTTATCCTTCACGGGTTCGCGAAACAACTGATATGGAAACTCGTGCTCAAGCTTCGCCACCGCCGCGATCGCGAGCTTTACGCGCTACGACGATCCTGCTACCCAACGCTCAGGTGGGTGTGTTTGTGGAAGACCGTCAGGAAGTGATTTCCCTATCCCAAGACCGGGAACAGTGGTTTTCAGAGCTGGCACACGAACTCAAAACCCCACTAACCTCGATTCGTTTGGTCTCGGAAACCCTGCAAAGCAATTTGGATGCCCCCCTGCGGGAATGGGTGGACCGCATGTTGGTGGAAATTAATCGCTTGATTCAGTTGGTGCAGGATTGGTTGGAACTGTCTCAAATTGCTAGAAATGGCGATCGCAGTTTTAAACAGGAACCTGTAGATTTACCCAGTTTGTTGCGTTCGGTTTGGCAAACCCTCGAACCCATTGCGGCTTCTAAGGAATTGGAATTTTCCTATCAAGGAGCGCAAAAATTGCTGGTAGATGCGGATGAAGCGCGCTTGCATCGGGCGTTTTTGAATATTTTTGATAATAGTATTGGCTATACGCCCAACGGCGGTACGATTCAAGTGAAGGTAACGCCTTTGCCGGAAAAAAATCCCAGTTGGGTGCAGGTGGATGTGATTGATTCTGGATGTGGTTTTTCGGAAGCGGAACTTCCCCGTATTTTTGACCGTCTCTACCGCGGCGAAACTTCCCGCCATCGCCCTTCGGCCAGCCAACCAGATGCAGAATCTTCGTCGAGCGGTAGTGGTTTGGGATTGACCATCGTACAGGAGATTATCCAGGCGCATGGTGGCTCGATTACCGCTAGCAACCATCCGGAAACTGGAGGCGCTTGGTTGCAAATTCAACTGCTGGCAAGCGAGGAAATTGATCGGGAAACCAGCGATCGCTCTGCTCAAGATGAATAGGCAAGGAGCAAGAGAATTTATCTGCAAAAATAATTGTGCGATCGCTAGTTGCTAGGAATCCTAACAGCCGAGGCAGTCAGAATTTTCAGTGCTAGAATAAAGAGAAAAACAATCGATCCCCATAATTTGTTGGCATTTTATAGATGTTTTCCAACCGTGCGATGGACCATTGAGTTACCCAATTGCCATAAATTTTTCGTGTTCTGGTGGGTTCCTTAACATTTTTTTTATTTTGATTGTTTATAGTGAAAAATACTTTCTCGATCCAGCGGACCATTGTGCGACATACCCACCACATCCCTAGCTTTCATGAAGTGATGGCAAACGCCCTGCCACCAACGCGGAATCGACCGTACGTCCCTAGCTAGATCGTTCCCATCATTTTGGTTGGGTCTGAAATTACTATACTTATTCTACATAAACTTATGTCTCTCGACCGAGAACAACCACCAGCCGTCAATTTTGGGGGGTTTCAAGCAGCTTCCGAACGCCGCACTTTTGAACGCCAGCTAACCCGCCTGGAACGAGATGTTCTGCTTATGGGCGCTCTCGTTGAGAATGCCTGTCGTTTGAGCCATCAGGCTTTGTTCGAGCGGGATTTGGATGCTGCCCGCGAAATTGTTACCGTTGACGAACAGATCGACCGCTACTACCGACAAATCGAAGCGGATTGCCTGTTGGTCATGACCCTCCAACATCCCACCGCCCAAGATTCGCGATTATTGGGTGCCTTCATGCAACTAGTACGCGATTTGGAACGCATCGGCGACTACGCCGAAGACCTCGCCGAAATCGCCGTAAAGTTATTTCCCTACCCCGTACACGAGTGTATGGGGGAAATTGAAGCCATGTCCAACTGCGCCCAAGGTATGCTTTCTGAGTGTTTGGTAGCTTTAACAGAACTGGATGCGGAAGCTGGCAGCAAACTCAAAGAGCAAGATTCTACCGTTGACCAGGCCTACGAAAAGCTCTATCGCCGCCTCGCCTACCAACGGGATGTGAAAGGCAGCATCGAACCCCTGCTGTTGCTCACCTTAACCATCCGCCATTTAGAAAGAATGGCCGATCACGCCACCAACGTTGGGCAGCGCGTTTCTTATATTGTTACCGGTCGCCGGGGATGATGCGTGGGGAGAACCTGCTTGCAAGGCGAACTTTACCAGCAGCATCGAAAAAAAAGTTCCCCCCAAGCAGCCACCCCAGACTTATTCTTGAACGGCATCCGCCTGTTTGGCTTTTTCTTCGCTCGCGTGGGAATTGCCAGAATTGCCATTGCTAGCTTCCGTTTCCGGAGGCAACTCCAAGCAGTAACCAGCACCGTAAACCGTTTTAATATAGCGCGGGTGACGTGGGTCCGGTTCTAATTTGGTGCGTAAGTGGCGCACGTGGACGCGGATGGTCTCAATATCATCATCCGGTTCGTATCCCCAAACTTCCCGGAGGATTTCGCTGGGAGAAACCGTTTGACCGTGACGCTGTAGCAAACAGTGAAGCAGCTCAAATTCTAAATGAGTGAGTTTTACCGTTTGATTGAACCAAATGGCCTCAAACCGTTCTGGTACTAGGGTAAGCGCTCCATAGTTAAGAATCTCCGAATGCTTGGCCGCTTGGGGAATGCGATCGGTACGCCGTAGCAACGCTCTTACTCGAGCCAGCATTTCCTCAATCTCAAAAGGTTTAGTGAGGTAGTCGTCGGCACCAGAGTTAAATCCTTCTACTTTATCTTGGGTTTGACCCAAAGCAGTGAGCATCAAAACCGGAATTTCCGCCGTACGCTCGTCGCGACGAAGGCGTTGGCAAACCGTAAATCCATCCACTTGGGGCAGCATGAGGTCCAGGACAATTAGGTCAGGAACGATCTGGAGAGCCAAAGCTTGTCCTTTAATCCCATCTTTGGCTTGACTGACCTCGTAACCTGCCATTTCTAAATTGACAGATACCAGTTCTAAAACCGCAGGATCGTCATCGATGACAAGAATTCGGGGCATCTTTAAAGATTTTTTACTACAGGCTGCAGTAGAGAGCTCTTAACGAACTCCAACAAATACAAGCACTATCTTGTAAAGATTATACGCAATATTTTATATTTCTTTCCAAATTGTTTTCAAAAATCCACATATGGGGGTCGGGGGTCGGGGCATGGGAGACCAAAATCAATTTACTTCCTGAATCTCCCAATCCCCCACGCTCCGACGCTCGGTACCCTCGATACGCAAAAAACTAGTCGCCGGTTACGGCCCCTTTACTACTAGAACCTACCAACTTGGCATACTTCGCCAGAACCCCTTTGGTATATCGGAGTTGGGGGGGATTCCAGTTTTGCCGGCGTTTTTCTAGCTCTGGTTCGGAGATGTTAAGTTGCAGCAATCCTTGGTAGGCATCGATGGTGATGCTGTCGCCCTCTTCCACTAGGGCAATGGTACCGCCAACGGCAGCTTCGGGTGCCACGTGACCGACCACCATGCCATAGGTACCACCGGAAAAACGACCGTCGGTAATCAATCCCACCGAATCTCCCAAACCGGCACCAATAATTGCTGAAGTGGGGGCGAGCATTTCCCGCATCCCCGGTCCGCCTTTGGGACCTTCGTAGCGGATGACTACAATGTTGCCAGCTTTGATTTCGCCGTTGAGAATGGCTTGCAAGCAGTCTTCTTCCGATTCAAATACCCGAGCCGTTCCGGTGATAGCAGGATTTTTCACGCCGCTAATTTTGGCGACGGCCCCTTCTTCGGCTAAATTGCCTTTGAGAACCACCAAGTGCCCTTTGGGATATAAAGGTTGGTCGAACGGGCGGATAATATCTTGGTCGGCTGGTGGGGTATCGGGAATGCCTTCTAGAACTTCAGCTAGGGTTTGACCGGTGATGGTGAGGGTATCCGAGTGGAGCAAACCGTTGGCTAGCAAGATTTTCATGACTTGGGGAATGCCGCCAACTTGGTGCAGATCGACAATGACGTAGCGACCGCTGGGTTTTAAGTCGCAGATGACCGGTACGCGATCGCGAATGCGGATAAAATCATCCAAGGTCAATTCCACATCTGCCGCCTGGGCAAGGGCGAGCAAATGCAAAACCGCATTGGTGGAACCACCCACCGCCATCACTACTGAAATAGCATTTTCCAAACTCTTACGGGTAATTAAATCCCGCGGGCGAATTTGCTTGCGAATCGCCTCCAACAAAGCCTTTCCAGAAGCTTCGGCACTCTCAGCTTTTTCTGCATCTTCCGCCGCCATCGTGGAAGAATAGGGCAAACTCAGCCCCATCACCTCCAACGCCGAAGACATGGTATTGGCGGTGAACATGCCGCCACAAGAGCCAGCCCCCGGACAAGCATTGCGTTCTACAGCCACCAGTTCCGAACTGTCAATTTGACCCGAACTATACTGACCCACAGCCTCAAAAGCACTAACAATGGTTAAATCTTTACCATCGTGATGCCCCGGTTTGATGGTTCCCCCATACACAAAAACGGCAGGAATGTTCATACGTGCCATCGCGATCGCGGCACCGGGCATATTTTTATCGCAGCCGCCAATTGCCAACACGCCATCCACCGATTGCGCATTGCACACCGTCTCAATAGAATCCGCAATCACCTCCCGGGAAACCAGCGAATATTTCATCCCCTCGGTTCCCATGGAGATGCCATCGCTCACCGTGATGGTGCCAAACATCTGGGGCATGCCTCCAGCTTCAGAAACGCCAGCCATGGAGCGTTCGGCTAGCTGGTTCAATCCCATATTACAAGGGGTAATGGTACTGTACCCGTTGGCAATTCCCACAATGGGTTTGGTAAAGTCGCTGTCTTCAAAGCCGACAGCTCGTAGCATGGCTCGGTTGGGGGTTCGTTGCGCCCCTTCAGTAATGGCTTTGCTTCGATAGTTTTCTGGCATTTTTGCAGCTCCGGTTTGAAATCAATGAAAAAGTCAATCGATGGGAAAGATGCGGTGCCCCGCACGCGCCTTCGTGCGCGCAACCTCTCGTGTAGGAAAGTTCGATCTTGGCTAGATACGATGGTTGGCAAGAACATCGCTGGTGTCACCATCGGTTGCAGCAGTTGGCCAAGGTTCCCTGTCTGCGAGGCAATCGATTGAAAACTGACACTCTATTAATTTTCTCAAAACATTCCTACCTTGCTGCAGTTGAGGAGCAAACTGCAATACAAATTCATGGGTTTCTCAGAAAAGTGGCTGCTAGCGTGTGTTGGCTTCATCCTCTTGGCTAGGCATGATGAAGCGATAATAATGGTGGTTTACCCAATAGAGACATGGAGCAGGAGGTTTCTCTATCTGGCGTAGCATCTAGGTAGTCTTTACCCGGTCGCTGCTGGCCGAAGCAGTAGAACGCAACAGAACATTAGAGAATTAGAGAAAATGTGGGAAGTTATCTTCGTGAAGCAACCAAAGGAACCAAAATGAATCAAACCATCGATGCCAACGAGCTGCTCCGACAATATGCAGCGGGAGAACGGGATTTTCGCGGTATTGAAATTGCCAACGCCAATTTGAGAGGGGCCAACCTGCAAAATGCTAATCTCAAAGGTGCGGTGTTGCCCAATGTCAACTTGGTTGGGGCCAATCTGGCTGGGATTAACCTGCGGGAAGCCAAACTCACCGACAGCAAAATTCAGCAAGCCAACTGCCAACAAGCCAATTTTATCGGCACGGATTTAACCAATGCCGACCTCAGCAACAGCCAAATGCAAGGGTGCAATCTCCGGGGAACCAATGCCCAATACGCCAATTTTAGCCATGCCAATTTGCAGGAAGCGACCCTCTGCGAAGCCGATCTCAGCTATGCCAATTTGGAGGTGGTGAATCTCAGCCATGCCAACTTGACCCGGACCAATTTAACCGGTGTCACCATGCGCAAAGCGATTTTGGAATCTGCCAATTTGACGGTGGCGCGGCTGACAGAAGCCAATTTAGAAGATTGTACGCTGACTAAGGCGTTTCTCAATAATGCCAATCTTCGGGATGCCAATTTATGCCGTACGGACCTCAGTTTTGCTAAGTTGAGCAGTGCCAACCTTGCCGGTGCTAACCTCAGCCATACCCAAATGCGTTTTACCAATGCCAGCTGGGCTACTTTGAGAGATAGTAATTTGCGGTCCTCGAGTTTGTTTCGCACCAATCTCAGTTGGTCCAATTTATCCAAAGCCGATTTGGGGAAAGCAGTTTTAATTGGGGCTAATATCAGAAAAACCAATTTTTCCAATGCCAATTTGGAGGAGACGATTATGCCAGAAGCGACGGAAAATGACTAAACTACAATAGGCAAGCGCCCCCTTTGGGCTTATAGCTGGTTAGGGGGAAGCACGTGCTGTTTTCACTTTGCTGTTGGTTACTTGAGAATACGGTTTTGATTCCCAAGCTATCTACGATTCCAATTATTGAACTGGCAAGCGGCGATCGCTTGTCGCTACAGGTCTATCGTTTTGTGGGGGTTACCCCTGGCAAAAAAGCTTACCTGCAAGCCAATTTGCACGGTGCGGAAATTAGCGGCAATGCTGCTATCCACCAACTGATTGAGTTTTTACAAACCCTCGATCCCCAACAGTTGCGCGGGGAAATTTGTTTGGTACCTACCTGCAACCCCATGGGTACCAACCAGCGATCGCATCATTTTAGCACTGGTCGCTACAATCCCTACGACGGGCGCGATTGGAACCGCATTTTCTGGGACTATACCAAAAACCACAACCTCCGGGATTTTGCTAAGGCGCACTTACAAGCCACCCCTGCCAAAATCCAAGCCAATTTTCGCCAACAGATCCTGCAAAGCTTTCAAAAAAACGCGCAAAAACTTGACTCTCCCCGCGGCGTTCCCCTCTACGAACGCTACCGCTACCACTTACAATCCCTTTGCCTCGATGCCAACTACGTTATCGATTTGCACAGTTCCACCAACCAGGCGCTCAATCACCTGTACTGCTGCCAAACCCGGGAAGAGGCTGCCCAAGCGTTTTTATTTGAACACGGGATTTTGCTCGATGAATACGACGGCGATGCCTTCGACGAAGCATTTGTCCGACCTTGGTTGGTTTTAGAACAGCATTTCGAGAAGTTGGGGCGACAGTTGCGTTTTGATGTGGAGGCTTGGACCTTGGAAATTAATGGTGGCATGCAAATCGACGCGCAAGCCGTTGATGCCAGCGTTCGTGGGATGAAAAACTATCTGGCAACCAAAGGCATTTTAGATATCCCGGATTTTCCCATCGCAGCTACGAGCAACACCTCAATGCGACTGATTCCCAAAACCGAAATTCAAACCTATTATGCTCCCACAGGCGGCATGGTACAAAAACCAGCCCAGCCGGGAACCAAGGTTAAAAAAGGCGATTTGCTCTACGAAATGCTTGGTTTCCCCCGAGAAAACCAACTTCCCCAGGTATATCCGGTGCATGCGGATGCTGATGGTATGGTCTTTGACTGTGCCAGCAATCAATCAGCCAACCAAGGGGATTATATTCTTTCGTTGCTCTGAGGAAATTGTCGCGATCGCACTTGGGCACCGTACTGGCGAAAGGCTTCTAGCATGGTTTCCCGGAGGTGGGCGTAGGTTTTGGCAAAGGGGGGTTGCTGTTTGGTTAGTCCCAACATATCCTGGGTGACCAATACTTGCCCGTCGCAAGCTTGACCGGCACCAATGCCAATGGTGGGGATGCTGAGTTTTTGGGTAATTTCTCTCGCTAAGGATGCTGGAATGTGCTCCAAAACCACCGCAAAGGCACCGGCTTGTTCTAGGGCCAACGCTTCGGCGAAAATGCGATCGCTTTGTTCGGGGGTTTTTCCCTGTTGCTGGTATCCCAACTGCCGAACCGACTGCGGCGTCAACCCCACATGCCCCATCACCGGAATTCCCGTCTCTACCAATCGTTTCACTGTCTCCGCCATCGCCGGGTAGCCCCCTTCAATTTTGACCCCCGTGGCTTGGGTTTCCTTCAATACCCGACCTGCGGAATGAATCGCCTGCTGCGGGCTTTCCTGATAGCTCAAAAAAGGCAAATCTACCACCACCATGGCTCGCTTGACACCGCGACAGACCGCTTTGGCATGGTGTAGCATTTCTTCTAAAGTCAGCGGCAGCGTACTTTCATATCCCAAGGCGACCATTCCCAACGAGTCGCCCACCAAAACCACATCTACGCCTGCCTCGTCCAACAGTTGCGCCATAGCATAATCGCTTGCCGTGAGCATGGCAATTGGACGCTCCTGCTGTTTCCATTGCTTTAATTTGGCAACAGTAACTTTCATCTATCTAATAGAATACGTGGCGAAAGACAATCGAATACTCAGTTCCCGTTTTAGCGCTGCCGCGGGTGGGGGTGGTGGCGTTGTTGCGAGGGTTTGCCTTCCGGATACCCCGACTCTTGCTGAATGGCAGACTGGGAAGCTTGGGTGCGCGTGGTGGCGTTATCCCGTTCTAACTGGTGGCGACCGTTGCGCACCACCCGCAGCATCTCTCCCAGCTGGTGTTCGATATTGCCTAAGACCCGGTCGGCGTATTCGTCAGCTCCTTGTTCGATGGCTTCGGCTTCGGCAACTGCCCGCGCGCGCATTTGCTCTAACTCTTTCTCTCCCTGTCGCCGCCATTGTTCGATTTCTGCCATGGTTTTTTCTTGCGCTGCCTGGCAGTCTTGCTGCACTTGTTGGCGAATTTGTTCCGCTTCTGCCTTGGCTTGACGGACGATCCCCATCTCGTCTAAAATACGCGCTGCTTCCTGTTCCGCTTCTTCCACAATTTCCCGAGCGTAGGATTGCGCCTCTTCGTAGATTTGGTCGCGGGAGCGGACAATTTCCGTTGCTTTTTGAAAGGCTTCCGGTAAGTTCAGGCGCACCAAGTCCAACTGATCCAACAATTGCTCCTCATCCACCAAGGTCCGCCTGGTTAGCGGAATCCGGGGACTGGAGAGAATCATTTCTTCCAGACGCTCTAGTTCCTGTTGAATGTCTACCCCTGCTGGCGATTGTCCTTGGGAGACGCTTCCCGCAGGGTCAGCGGATTCTCCTTGGGAATTGGTGTTGTCTGGGTTGGGTTCGGCTTGGGATGGGTCTTGGCGTAACATTTGTATATGTCTAGAGCAACGTGACTGGGGACGAGGTGGTCTACAGAACCGCCGTATTTGGCTATTTCTTTGACGACGCTACTGCTTAAAAAGCTATATTCGTTGGAGGTGGCGAGAAAGACGGTTTCGATATCTTGAGAAAGGCTTTTGTTGGTGTGGGCCATTTGCAGTTCCATTTCAAAGTCCGATACAGCTCGCAGCCCCCGCAGCAGGACTTTAGCTTGCCGGTTTTTGGCATAACTGACGGTTAGCCCAGTAAAGCGGTCTACTTCTAAGTTGGTGAGATGTTGGGTGGAGCGACGAATTTGTTCGACCCGATGGGCGACTGGAAATAAGGGGGTTTTGCTGGGGTTCTCGGCGACTGCTACCACCACTTGCTCGAACAGCTGACACCCACGTTCGATAATATCAAGATGCCCGAAGGTGATCGGGTCAAAGCTGCCTGGATAAATTGCGATCGCCACCATCGCTCAAAGTTGCTAGTATCCCTACCCCTAACATTACCGTGAAAATTTGCCCCTTGCAAATCTTTGGTTGCTTTTTTCCATGGTTCCACCTTTTAAGAAGAGGCGGAGGCAGAACCATTGGAGGCAGGTTCGAGATATTCTGCCCCCAGTAGAAATGTCCCTTTTTCAAAACGGACGCTCCATCCCCCCGGTCGTCGGTCTACAATGGTCCCCGTTTCCCCCACTCTGACCAAATGGGGCGGTCGCAACATGGGTCTGGCTTCCGCGGTTTTTAGGTAAGATGGCTGGGCTACCAAACGTACGGTTTCGCCTACGGTAAATTCTTGTGCCATGAGACGCAAATTGAGACGACAGATTGTGGCGATCTTATCCCATTTCTCAAAAAATAGCGATCGCCTTGGAATTGGCCCATTTTTCTATCAAAACACGATCGTGCCAGACTCCCCTAGAAAGTTGGTTTCCTAGGGGAACTTTGTGGACATTATTCGGATTCGGCAGTCCCTTGCGAGTTGTCTGGGTTGCCTTCTGGGTTGTTGGCGGGATAAAAGTCTCTGGGTTGGTCGCGACCGTCAATACAAGCATCCATGGCACTGGTCGCTGCTACGCTGGGCAGTTCCGCGCCAATCCCGGTAACGCAACTGGCAAAACGCTCCGGCAACAAGCTGCGACGGCAATAGTCCATGACTGCAGTAGCGTTGGTTTCGGGAAATTGAGCGGTGACATCCATCACGCAACCCGCCATTTCTACGGGACGGCGCACTTGCTGGCAGGCAACCAGGGCATCGGTGGTGGCAATATCGGTTTCGCTATCGATGTCAGTTACGCACTCCGATAGTTGTTCTGGACGGAGAACGCGGGCACAAGCGGAAGCAATACGGTTTTCCGGCAGACCAAGTTCCCGCAACTCGGAGGTACACGCGTTATAGTCGTAATCATCCGTGGGAAACAGGATTTGGGCGTTGGTAGGTGCCAGGGCAGTGGGGGTGACGCAGAGGGGTCCTGCGATCGCCAGCAGCCAACGAGATAGGTTCATAAAATTCACCAAAATCTTCTTTTCCAGAGTACAACGGCAACCAATTTACCAAAATCAATTCTAGACAAAAAAATAAATTTCGTATACGATCAAAGTTTGGGCTTTTGAGAAATTTCCCTCCCCACCCAAGACGAACCAAATCACTGGAAATGAATTGACATTCATGTTGATGATGGTTCGGTTGGTCCAGTTGGAAGCAGCCTGCTTATAGATTGACGATAGAATTTTGCTTCTACACCTGCGCCCTTTAGCCCCCTCAGTCTGTTAAACTAGACAGGATTGAAAGAGGCGCGAAAAAACCTAAGCGAAAAAATGCTAGCGCCCTAGTAGGTGCCACTAGCAAAATAAAAGCTTGAAAGCTGCTGTACCGCCCCTACAAGCGGAAACAGGGGAAGCGAAAATTGGGGAGATTTATTTGTTGGATTCCAGCAGGTAAGTCATAAAACCAATAATCCCCAGGCCTTTAGGCCGGAGAATATCCAACGAAAAAATCTCAGCAAAAGTTTAGGAGCATTGAGAGAGGAAGTTCGACTATGTCGCGATATCGCGGTCCACGCCTTCGAGTTACCCGTCGTTTGGGAGAGCTGCCCGGTTTAACCCGCAAAAGCACCCGCAAAGCCTATCCCCCGGGCCAGCACGGTCAAGCTCGCCGCAAACGCTCTGAATACGCAGTGCGGTTGGAAGAAAAGCAAAAACTGCGCTACAACTACTGCATTTCTGAAAAACAGCTTCTACGGTATGTTAAAGCTGCTCGTGGTTCCAAAGGGTCCACCGGTCAAGTGCTGCTAGAACTGTTGGAAATGCGTTTGGACAATACGGTTTTCCGTATGGGCATGGCACCTACCATCCCAGGAGCCAGGCAGTTGGTTACCCACGGTCACATTTTGGTTAACGGCCGCCGG is a window of Geitlerinema sp. PCC 9228 DNA encoding:
- a CDS encoding response regulator transcription factor translates to MLTVESTNSVSKPELGQTNSILIVEDEDLIRDVVTLALQGEGYEVSVAADGNEALAKIQDTEAPQGEFPFDLIVLDIMIPQVNGLDLCRLLRHQGNPVPILILSAKSSENDRVLGLEVGADDYITKPFSMRELVARCRALLRRQHLYQGNQPQLLQFGDIVLSPHECRVSVRGKEISLSPKEFRLLELFLSSPRRVWSRDQLLDRIWGADFVGDSKTVDVHIRWLREKIEADPSQPQYIVTVRGFGYRLG
- a CDS encoding PAS domain-containing sensor histidine kinase — translated: MGVGFFILGLALGLGIGVVLYFRHNRQVQRLLQELQRETTDNSLPDLARLRRGIYLTNQQKQQLQQELHNWQQILQQAPIGYLQVDEENQLLWCNDRARELLEIHRWQEGQVCLLLKVVRSYELDRTIEQTRRQQESQTLEWSFYPSRVRETTDMETRAQASPPPRSRALRATTILLPNAQVGVFVEDRQEVISLSQDREQWFSELAHELKTPLTSIRLVSETLQSNLDAPLREWVDRMLVEINRLIQLVQDWLELSQIARNGDRSFKQEPVDLPSLLRSVWQTLEPIAASKELEFSYQGAQKLLVDADEARLHRAFLNIFDNSIGYTPNGGTIQVKVTPLPEKNPSWVQVDVIDSGCGFSEAELPRIFDRLYRGETSRHRPSASQPDAESSSSGSGLGLTIVQEIIQAHGGSITASNHPETGGAWLQIQLLASEEIDRETSDRSAQDE
- the phoU gene encoding phosphate signaling complex protein PhoU — its product is MSLDREQPPAVNFGGFQAASERRTFERQLTRLERDVLLMGALVENACRLSHQALFERDLDAAREIVTVDEQIDRYYRQIEADCLLVMTLQHPTAQDSRLLGAFMQLVRDLERIGDYAEDLAEIAVKLFPYPVHECMGEIEAMSNCAQGMLSECLVALTELDAEAGSKLKEQDSTVDQAYEKLYRRLAYQRDVKGSIEPLLLLTLTIRHLERMADHATNVGQRVSYIVTGRRG
- a CDS encoding response regulator transcription factor, whose protein sequence is MPRILVIDDDPAVLELVSVNLEMAGYEVSQAKDGIKGQALALQIVPDLIVLDLMLPQVDGFTVCQRLRRDERTAEIPVLMLTALGQTQDKVEGFNSGADDYLTKPFEIEEMLARVRALLRRTDRIPQAAKHSEILNYGALTLVPERFEAIWFNQTVKLTHLEFELLHCLLQRHGQTVSPSEILREVWGYEPDDDIETIRVHVRHLRTKLEPDPRHPRYIKTVYGAGYCLELPPETEASNGNSGNSHASEEKAKQADAVQE
- the ilvD gene encoding dihydroxy-acid dehydratase, with protein sequence MPENYRSKAITEGAQRTPNRAMLRAVGFEDSDFTKPIVGIANGYSTITPCNMGLNQLAERSMAGVSEAGGMPQMFGTITVSDGISMGTEGMKYSLVSREVIADSIETVCNAQSVDGVLAIGGCDKNMPGAAIAMARMNIPAVFVYGGTIKPGHHDGKDLTIVSAFEAVGQYSSGQIDSSELVAVERNACPGAGSCGGMFTANTMSSALEVMGLSLPYSSTMAAEDAEKAESAEASGKALLEAIRKQIRPRDLITRKSLENAISVVMAVGGSTNAVLHLLALAQAADVELTLDDFIRIRDRVPVICDLKPSGRYVIVDLHQVGGIPQVMKILLANGLLHSDTLTITGQTLAEVLEGIPDTPPADQDIIRPFDQPLYPKGHLVVLKGNLAEEGAVAKISGVKNPAITGTARVFESEEDCLQAILNGEIKAGNIVVIRYEGPKGGPGMREMLAPTSAIIGAGLGDSVGLITDGRFSGGTYGMVVGHVAPEAAVGGTIALVEEGDSITIDAYQGLLQLNISEPELEKRRQNWNPPQLRYTKGVLAKYAKLVGSSSKGAVTGD
- a CDS encoding pentapeptide repeat-containing protein → MNQTIDANELLRQYAAGERDFRGIEIANANLRGANLQNANLKGAVLPNVNLVGANLAGINLREAKLTDSKIQQANCQQANFIGTDLTNADLSNSQMQGCNLRGTNAQYANFSHANLQEATLCEADLSYANLEVVNLSHANLTRTNLTGVTMRKAILESANLTVARLTEANLEDCTLTKAFLNNANLRDANLCRTDLSFAKLSSANLAGANLSHTQMRFTNASWATLRDSNLRSSSLFRTNLSWSNLSKADLGKAVLIGANIRKTNFSNANLEETIMPEATEND
- a CDS encoding succinylglutamate desuccinylase/aspartoacylase family protein — encoded protein: MIPKLSTIPIIELASGDRLSLQVYRFVGVTPGKKAYLQANLHGAEISGNAAIHQLIEFLQTLDPQQLRGEICLVPTCNPMGTNQRSHHFSTGRYNPYDGRDWNRIFWDYTKNHNLRDFAKAHLQATPAKIQANFRQQILQSFQKNAQKLDSPRGVPLYERYRYHLQSLCLDANYVIDLHSSTNQALNHLYCCQTREEAAQAFLFEHGILLDEYDGDAFDEAFVRPWLVLEQHFEKLGRQLRFDVEAWTLEINGGMQIDAQAVDASVRGMKNYLATKGILDIPDFPIAATSNTSMRLIPKTEIQTYYAPTGGMVQKPAQPGTKVKKGDLLYEMLGFPRENQLPQVYPVHADADGMVFDCASNQSANQGDYILSLL
- the panB gene encoding 3-methyl-2-oxobutanoate hydroxymethyltransferase — protein: MKVTVAKLKQWKQQERPIAMLTASDYAMAQLLDEAGVDVVLVGDSLGMVALGYESTLPLTLEEMLHHAKAVCRGVKRAMVVVDLPFLSYQESPQQAIHSAGRVLKETQATGVKIEGGYPAMAETVKRLVETGIPVMGHVGLTPQSVRQLGYQQQGKTPEQSDRIFAEALALEQAGAFAVVLEHIPASLAREITQKLSIPTIGIGAGQACDGQVLVTQDMLGLTKQQPPFAKTYAHLRETMLEAFRQYGAQVRSRQFPQSNERI
- a CDS encoding ATP synthase F0 subunit B, producing the protein MLRQDPSQAEPNPDNTNSQGESADPAGSVSQGQSPAGVDIQQELERLEEMILSSPRIPLTRRTLVDEEQLLDQLDLVRLNLPEAFQKATEIVRSRDQIYEEAQSYAREIVEEAEQEAARILDEMGIVRQAKAEAEQIRQQVQQDCQAAQEKTMAEIEQWRRQGEKELEQMRARAVAEAEAIEQGADEYADRVLGNIEHQLGEMLRVVRNGRHQLERDNATTRTQASQSAIQQESGYPEGKPSQQRHHPHPRQR